In Actinomycetes bacterium, a genomic segment contains:
- a CDS encoding CDP-glycerol glycerophosphotransferase family protein, translating into MPLLSVVVPIYNVERYLTECLESLAQQTFGELEVFMVDDGATDSSASIAAAFAERDSRFQLVRQPNGGLGNARNTGADRATGDYIAFVDSDDVVVRNAYELLVGTLEQTGSDFASGNYHRLTQTGTRQAGMVTSAFTATRLRTHVSKHPALLADRTAWNKVFRRSFYVDNGFRWPEGVLYEDIPVTLPAHVSATSVDVLRQPIYLWRARVGDSTSITQRRTEPRAIRDRTAAVDGVSRFMAGHGEKDLKRRYDRSVAEQDLKYFLVQLDAADAEFRSLFLDLVNDFFDRAADDVFDHLPAIDRLKWHLVRRRLMPELLEVLRFEKSGEIKGTPVIRRGRQFYGDYPFRGEPHLAVPDSVYKLDRDELPLRARIEDVYWEGDRLHLSGFAYIAFLDLAKERSSRIRLTLEEAGHPESVVALKVRKVSRPDVTAVALDGVTDYTWSGFEASVDVSSLRQRRGFRDGQWRLRVEVRSHGIMRRRWLAGTAPGRATRPALHIVDGARMIPTTEAGHFGLQVSTMPAHLDDIRVDGKVLEFSGVLSGRAFDPAVAQVRLARVDGSVTLHYPVAPDGPSTRDGQPFLFRIPLDDVLSGRVVGDSAAGSEARADGINWEPSILPDGSGRRVPLAADVDMPEPRLSIVEPHPAEVVVRSTRTGMARVVERYFRPVVDMVGWTDDGWVEVAGSYHEPTGADADLVLTHADWEEHHSVPMSRQGDRFSARIQPHAVTTLGGVLPLAEGAWDLYARLRPAGSLVRIKIVRSLLDELPTVRRVGGRDVMVRDVEFDSLAIVVPPELPVSETKRAGQRRLQLDDFPAYLRKAPRDLVLVDGYADGAYADDARALHEELQRRDTGFEVLWSVVDGQAALPAGVRPVARHGRDWYEATARARYVVAADYRGVADMAKPRHQRVLQTWHGSPVTAVGLDDEQAGSRLGRGWQDRVRREAAQWDLLVATGDEAGARLHQAFGDHATVLTGGLPRHDLFAGNGADELRAAVRARLGVFPDARVVLYAPTHRPDREYAPGRYLLDLEIDLDVAREALGDDHVLLVRPHPKVVDSVPEADGTRVVDVTGWPDARELMVAADVLVTDYSSVMVDFAHTGRPMVFWTPDGDYYREHLRAVYIDPAELPGPTVETAEDMLAAVAAATRDGQPAHDDAYRSFRERYAPPGDGKATARAVDALLEG; encoded by the coding sequence ATGCCCCTCCTGAGCGTCGTCGTCCCGATCTACAACGTCGAGCGATACCTCACCGAGTGCCTCGAGTCGCTGGCGCAGCAGACGTTCGGCGAGCTCGAGGTGTTCATGGTCGACGACGGGGCGACCGACTCGAGCGCGTCGATCGCCGCTGCCTTCGCCGAGCGGGACTCCCGCTTCCAGCTGGTCCGGCAGCCCAACGGCGGGCTGGGCAACGCCCGCAACACCGGCGCCGACCGCGCCACCGGCGACTACATCGCGTTCGTCGACAGCGACGACGTCGTGGTCCGCAACGCCTACGAGCTGCTGGTCGGCACCCTCGAACAGACCGGGTCCGACTTCGCCTCCGGCAACTACCACCGGCTCACCCAGACCGGCACCCGCCAGGCCGGCATGGTCACCTCCGCCTTCACCGCGACCCGGCTGCGCACCCACGTGTCCAAGCACCCGGCCCTGCTGGCCGACCGCACGGCGTGGAACAAGGTGTTCCGGCGCTCGTTCTACGTCGACAACGGCTTCCGCTGGCCCGAGGGCGTCCTCTACGAGGACATCCCCGTGACGCTGCCCGCGCACGTCAGTGCGACCTCGGTCGACGTCCTGCGCCAGCCCATCTACCTGTGGCGCGCCCGGGTCGGGGACAGCACGTCCATCACCCAGCGCCGCACCGAGCCGCGCGCCATCCGGGACCGCACCGCCGCGGTCGACGGCGTCAGCCGGTTCATGGCCGGGCACGGTGAGAAGGACCTCAAGCGCCGCTACGACCGGTCCGTGGCCGAGCAGGACCTCAAGTACTTCCTGGTCCAGCTCGACGCCGCCGACGCGGAGTTCCGCTCGCTCTTCCTCGACCTGGTCAACGACTTCTTCGACCGCGCCGCCGACGACGTCTTCGACCACCTGCCGGCGATCGACCGGCTCAAGTGGCACCTGGTGCGCCGCCGGCTGATGCCCGAGCTGCTGGAGGTGCTGCGCTTCGAGAAGTCCGGCGAGATCAAGGGCACGCCGGTGATCCGACGCGGCCGGCAGTTCTACGGCGACTACCCGTTCCGCGGCGAGCCGCACCTGGCCGTCCCGGACAGCGTCTACAAGCTGGACCGCGACGAGCTGCCGCTGCGCGCCCGGATCGAGGACGTCTACTGGGAGGGCGACCGGCTGCACCTGAGCGGGTTCGCCTACATCGCCTTCCTGGACCTGGCCAAGGAGCGCTCGTCCCGGATCAGGCTCACCCTCGAGGAGGCCGGTCATCCGGAGAGCGTCGTCGCGCTCAAGGTGCGCAAGGTCAGCCGACCCGACGTCACGGCCGTCGCGCTGGACGGGGTCACCGACTACACGTGGTCGGGCTTCGAGGCCTCGGTCGACGTCTCCTCGCTGCGGCAGCGGCGCGGCTTCCGCGACGGCCAGTGGCGGCTGCGGGTCGAGGTGCGGTCCCACGGCATCATGCGCCGGCGATGGCTCGCCGGGACCGCGCCCGGCCGGGCGACCCGCCCGGCCCTGCACATCGTCGACGGCGCCCGGATGATCCCGACCACCGAGGCCGGCCACTTCGGGCTTCAGGTCAGCACGATGCCGGCGCACCTCGACGACATCCGGGTCGACGGCAAGGTGCTGGAGTTCTCCGGCGTGCTGAGCGGCCGGGCCTTCGACCCCGCCGTCGCCCAGGTGCGCCTCGCCCGGGTCGACGGCTCGGTGACCCTGCACTACCCGGTCGCGCCGGACGGCCCGTCCACCCGCGACGGCCAACCGTTCCTCTTCCGGATCCCGCTCGACGACGTGCTGAGCGGGCGGGTGGTGGGCGACAGCGCGGCCGGGTCCGAGGCGCGCGCCGACGGCATCAACTGGGAGCCGTCGATCCTGCCCGACGGCTCGGGCCGCCGGGTGCCGCTGGCGGCGGACGTCGACATGCCCGAGCCCCGGCTGAGCATCGTCGAGCCGCACCCGGCCGAGGTCGTCGTGCGGTCGACCCGCACCGGGATGGCCCGGGTCGTGGAGCGCTACTTCCGGCCGGTCGTCGACATGGTGGGCTGGACCGACGACGGATGGGTCGAGGTCGCCGGCAGCTACCACGAGCCGACGGGGGCCGACGCCGACCTCGTCCTGACCCATGCCGACTGGGAGGAGCACCACTCCGTCCCGATGTCCCGCCAAGGCGACCGGTTCAGCGCACGGATACAGCCGCACGCCGTCACAACCCTCGGCGGCGTGCTGCCGCTCGCCGAGGGAGCCTGGGACCTCTACGCCCGGCTGCGCCCGGCCGGCTCGCTGGTCCGGATCAAGATCGTGCGCAGCCTGCTCGACGAGCTGCCGACCGTCCGCCGGGTCGGCGGTCGCGACGTGATGGTCCGCGACGTGGAGTTCGACAGCCTGGCGATCGTGGTGCCCCCGGAGCTGCCGGTCAGCGAGACCAAGCGGGCCGGCCAGCGGCGGCTCCAGCTCGACGACTTCCCGGCGTACCTCCGCAAGGCGCCGCGCGACCTGGTGCTCGTCGACGGCTACGCCGACGGCGCCTACGCCGACGACGCCCGCGCCCTGCACGAGGAGCTGCAGCGCCGGGACACCGGCTTCGAGGTGCTGTGGAGCGTCGTCGACGGGCAGGCGGCGCTTCCCGCCGGCGTGCGGCCGGTGGCGCGGCACGGCAGGGACTGGTACGAGGCCACCGCCCGCGCGCGGTACGTCGTCGCCGCCGACTACCGCGGCGTCGCCGACATGGCCAAGCCGCGGCACCAGCGGGTGCTGCAGACCTGGCACGGCAGCCCGGTGACCGCCGTCGGGCTCGACGACGAGCAGGCCGGCAGCCGGCTGGGTCGCGGCTGGCAGGACCGGGTTCGCCGCGAGGCGGCGCAGTGGGACCTGCTGGTGGCCACCGGCGACGAGGCGGGCGCCCGGCTGCACCAGGCCTTCGGCGACCACGCGACGGTCCTGACCGGCGGGCTGCCGCGGCACGACCTGTTCGCCGGCAACGGCGCCGACGAGCTGCGGGCCGCCGTGCGCGCCCGGCTCGGCGTCTTCCCGGATGCGCGGGTGGTCCTCTATGCACCGACCCACCGGCCGGACCGGGAGTACGCCCCCGGGCGCTACCTGCTGGACCTCGAGATCGACCTCGACGTCGCCCGGGAGGCTCTCGGCGACGACCACGTGCTGCTCGTGCGCCCGCACCCGAAGGTGGTCGACAGCGTCCCGGAGGCCGACGGCACCCGGGTGGTCGACGTCACCGGGTGGCCCGACGCCCGGGAGCTCATGGTCGCGGCCGACGTGCTGGTCACCGACTACTCGTCGG
- a CDS encoding amidase family protein — MGDLDGPGGLDLETAGVRDVTSAMAAGRVSAVDLVHGYLARIDALDRRGPAVHAVRCLAPDAEEQAAALDGERAAGSTRGPLHGVPVLVKDNIDVAGLPTTGGALALEHSVPDRDADLVGRLRSAGAVVLGKTNLTELANFMTEGMPSGYSSLGGQVLNPYDVSRSPCGSSSGSGAAAALGLATVTVGTETDGSIICPADAQSLVGVKPTLGLVRGAGILPIATSQDCAGPMTRTVADAALVLAAMSGRDLESAPDALRGARLVLPPPPDDLHEEERALLDAALERVRGAGATVVEVAALAETDEMLVLHYEFARDVDAYLARLPEGAPMRSLAEIARWNEDHATDALKYGQKHVLAALAVDHERDRPAYLSARARDRAVAGEHGIDAVLDAQGADAVVVPSWHGSGVAARAGYPSVVVPAGYRAGNRAPYGVALLGRAGADAALLSLALALEGTLDARRPVSQVNPALLRG, encoded by the coding sequence GTGGGTGACCTGGACGGCCCCGGCGGCCTCGACCTCGAGACAGCAGGCGTGCGCGACGTCACGTCGGCGATGGCCGCCGGGCGGGTGAGCGCCGTCGACCTGGTCCACGGCTACCTGGCCCGGATCGACGCGCTGGACCGGCGCGGTCCGGCGGTCCACGCCGTGCGCTGCCTGGCCCCGGACGCCGAGGAGCAGGCGGCCGCGCTGGACGGGGAGCGGGCGGCGGGGTCGACGCGGGGCCCGCTGCACGGCGTACCGGTCCTGGTCAAGGACAACATCGACGTGGCGGGTCTGCCGACCACGGGCGGGGCGCTCGCGCTCGAGCACTCGGTGCCGGACCGCGACGCCGACCTGGTGGGCCGGCTGCGCTCCGCCGGCGCCGTCGTCCTCGGCAAGACCAACCTCACCGAGCTGGCGAACTTCATGACCGAGGGGATGCCGAGCGGCTACTCGTCGCTCGGTGGCCAGGTGCTCAACCCCTACGACGTCAGCCGCTCACCCTGCGGGTCGAGCAGCGGGTCCGGCGCCGCCGCGGCGCTCGGCCTGGCGACCGTGACGGTCGGCACCGAGACCGACGGGTCGATCATCTGCCCCGCCGATGCGCAGAGCCTGGTCGGCGTCAAGCCGACGCTCGGCCTGGTCAGAGGTGCCGGCATCCTGCCGATCGCGACCAGCCAGGACTGCGCCGGGCCGATGACCCGGACGGTGGCGGACGCGGCGCTGGTGCTCGCCGCGATGTCCGGCCGGGACCTGGAGTCGGCCCCGGACGCGCTGCGCGGCGCCCGGCTCGTGCTGCCCCCGCCACCCGACGACCTGCACGAGGAGGAGCGCGCCCTGCTCGACGCCGCCCTGGAGCGGGTACGGGGCGCCGGCGCGACGGTCGTCGAGGTGGCCGCGCTGGCCGAGACCGACGAGATGCTCGTGCTGCACTACGAGTTCGCCCGTGACGTCGACGCCTACCTGGCCCGGCTGCCGGAGGGCGCCCCGATGCGGTCGCTGGCCGAGATCGCCCGCTGGAACGAGGACCACGCGACTGACGCCCTGAAGTACGGACAGAAGCACGTGCTCGCCGCCCTCGCGGTCGACCACGAGCGCGACCGGCCGGCCTACCTCTCGGCCCGCGCCCGGGACCGGGCGGTCGCGGGGGAGCACGGCATCGACGCTGTCCTCGACGCCCAAGGCGCCGACGCCGTGGTCGTGCCGTCCTGGCACGGCTCCGGGGTGGCCGCCCGGGCCGGCTACCCGAGCGTGGTCGTGCCGGCGGGCTACCGGGCGGGCAACCGGGCGCCGTACGGCGTCGCGCTCCTCGGCCGGGCCGGAGCGGACGCCGCGCTGCTCTCGCTCGCGCTCGCGCTGGAGGGCACCCTGGACGCCCGCCGGCCGGTCTCCCAGGTCAACCCGGCGCTGCTGCGCGGCTGA